One Methanocaldococcus infernus ME DNA segment encodes these proteins:
- the asnB gene encoding asparagine synthase (glutamine-hydrolyzing), with the protein MCGIAGIVCKDESLEGSLLVEMLKAIEHRGRDNHGIFYDNELIYTKDLNNVDNFEIRSIALGHNRLAIVGKTAQPLYDDELCLVCNGEIYNYRELMEQYEFKTDCDCEAIFYAYKEGFDILDGDYALALYDSKNNLLFLARDPFGVKPLFYIDTKKYFAFASERKALWKLLIREGYEKDLDTLNKNIKRVEQNSALIYNLDTNKFREIRGIVKLGRMKIESYEKAKKYLEEDLKKAVFKRVAELNRVAIICSGGLDSSLVAALSVKYNRNVKLYSVGLEGSEDLKYSQMLADHLGVELKVKVIEEDEFEEYLFKTAKAVDEINMLNLGVGLPIYVASELISKDKNKVALSGQGADELFLGYSKYYKMSKEELEKKMLEDLKNIGKVNLERDDHCTMANTVELRVPFLDLNVVKTSLSMPIEFKLSEDRKRILRDIALNYLPKEIALRPKKAAQYSSGGEKIIYRVAKRYGYSKRKIDEFLNLIKRRILEYSLSSS; encoded by the coding sequence ATGTGTGGGATTGCAGGAATTGTTTGTAAGGATGAGAGCTTAGAAGGCTCTCTTTTAGTAGAGATGTTAAAGGCTATAGAGCATAGGGGAAGAGATAATCATGGAATATTCTATGACAATGAATTAATATATACAAAAGACTTAAACAATGTTGATAACTTTGAAATTAGAAGTATAGCTCTTGGACATAATAGATTAGCAATAGTTGGGAAAACTGCTCAGCCTCTCTATGATGATGAACTATGCTTAGTTTGTAATGGTGAGATCTACAACTATAGAGAGCTTATGGAACAGTATGAGTTTAAAACTGACTGTGATTGTGAAGCTATATTTTATGCTTATAAGGAGGGCTTTGACATCTTAGATGGGGACTATGCCCTTGCTCTATATGACTCAAAAAACAACCTTCTCTTTTTAGCAAGGGATCCCTTTGGAGTGAAGCCTCTCTTCTATATAGATACTAAAAAATACTTTGCCTTTGCCTCAGAGAGAAAGGCTCTATGGAAATTGTTGATAAGAGAAGGTTATGAAAAAGATTTAGATACTCTAAATAAAAATATCAAAAGAGTTGAGCAAAATTCAGCATTAATTTATAATTTAGACACCAATAAGTTTAGAGAAATTAGAGGGATAGTTAAGTTAGGAAGAATGAAGATAGAGAGTTATGAAAAAGCTAAGAAATATTTGGAGGAAGATTTAAAAAAGGCTGTGTTTAAGAGAGTGGCTGAGCTTAATAGAGTAGCCATAATTTGCTCTGGAGGTTTAGACAGCTCTTTAGTAGCAGCTCTTTCTGTTAAGTATAATAGGAATGTTAAGCTCTACTCTGTAGGCTTGGAGGGAAGTGAAGATTTAAAATACTCTCAGATGTTGGCTGATCACTTAGGAGTTGAGCTTAAAGTTAAGGTTATTGAAGAGGATGAGTTTGAGGAGTATTTATTTAAGACAGCTAAGGCTGTTGATGAGATAAATATGTTAAACCTTGGGGTTGGCTTACCTATATATGTGGCATCAGAGCTAATCAGCAAGGATAAAAATAAAGTAGCCCTCTCTGGACAGGGAGCTGATGAGCTCTTTTTAGGATATTCAAAATACTATAAAATGAGTAAAGAAGAGTTAGAGAAGAAGATGTTAGAGGATTTAAAAAATATTGGGAAGGTTAATTTAGAGAGGGATGACCATTGCACAATGGCTAACACTGTTGAGCTGAGGGTTCCTTTCTTGGACTTAAATGTTGTAAAAACCTCCCTCTCAATGCCAATTGAATTTAAACTATCTGAAGATAGGAAAAGAATATTGAGAGATATAGCTCTCAACTATCTTCCAAAGGAGATAGCCTTAAGGCCTAAGAAGGCTGCTCAGTACAGTAGTGGAGGAGAAAAGATTATTTATAGAGTGGCTAAGAGATATGGCTACTCTAAAAGAAAAATAGATGAGTTCTTAAATTTAATTAAGAGGAGAATTTTAGAATACTCTCTTTCATCTTCTTAG
- a CDS encoding M20/M25/M40 family metallo-hydrolase, whose amino-acid sequence MKIENFLLELLKIRTDHEEGVKRAFKYLEGFFKELNIKCSIINNCFVAYKGRDWDVILNSHIDTVKFQTPIRIEGNKIYGTGAIDAKGQVALLTDLFLELDNSLLVISPDEEKASKGIYGFCQAMKGKIKEGVFCIVGEPTNLKVCIGHKGRFEYIIKAFGEPRHASKEGDNPIEKLSEIILKLKSLKLGKIKVDKIYSSKITPTIIRGGVESNIIPEEAEVILDVRSVENNIIGKIEKVINDYENVKGFLKEDKYFADFYLLKDEELINRLKNVSFFPATAEAYFFHKILKAKAVIFGVGDLNLAHTKHEFLDLKEFEKGRKEIRKIINLGE is encoded by the coding sequence ATGAAAATAGAAAACTTTCTATTGGAGCTTTTAAAGATAAGAACTGACCATGAAGAAGGAGTTAAAAGAGCATTTAAGTACTTAGAGGGATTTTTTAAAGAATTAAATATAAAATGTTCAATCATCAATAACTGCTTTGTGGCTTATAAAGGGAGAGATTGGGATGTAATATTAAATTCTCATATAGATACTGTTAAGTTCCAAACTCCTATAAGGATAGAAGGGAATAAAATCTATGGAACTGGAGCAATAGATGCTAAGGGGCAAGTAGCTCTATTAACTGATCTTTTCTTAGAGTTGGATAACTCTCTTTTGGTTATCTCTCCAGATGAAGAAAAGGCTTCCAAGGGAATTTATGGCTTTTGCCAAGCTATGAAAGGGAAGATAAAAGAGGGAGTGTTTTGTATAGTTGGGGAGCCAACAAACTTAAAGGTTTGTATTGGGCATAAGGGAAGGTTTGAATATATAATTAAAGCCTTTGGAGAGCCAAGGCATGCTTCAAAGGAAGGAGACAATCCTATAGAGAAGCTCTCAGAGATTATTTTAAAGCTGAAAAGCTTAAAGTTAGGAAAGATAAAGGTTGATAAGATTTATAGTTCTAAGATAACTCCAACCATCATAAGGGGAGGGGTTGAAAGTAACATTATTCCAGAAGAGGCTGAAGTTATCTTAGATGTTAGAAGTGTTGAAAATAACATAATTGGAAAGATAGAGAAAGTTATTAATGATTATGAGAATGTTAAGGGCTTCTTAAAGGAAGATAAATACTTTGCAGACTTCTATCTTTTAAAGGATGAAGAGCTTATAAATAGGTTAAAAAATGTTTCCTTCTTTCCTGCTACAGCAGAGGCTTATTTTTTCCATAAAATTTTAAAAGCTAAAGCTGTAATTTTTGGAGTTGGAGATTTAAATTTAGCCCATACTAAACATGAATTTTTAGATCTAAAGGAATTTGAGAAGGGTAGGAAGGAGATAAGAAAGATTATAAACCTGGGAGAGTAA
- a CDS encoding CARDB domain-containing protein has translation MKWKVIMFILMLLSIVSIYGEDNIIVELDPSNVNTKVGDTFNLTLNVKNIPNNTKCGGLETYICFNSSILNITKDNIILSNIANSANLKDVSVLNGKVWISLVWFNNQPSGNFTIATLRFKALNSTKTEVYLKGTKISNNEGIAYENVKLKNSSVTIIPIKPDLVGEITSPKLLKAYANNTVSVLVRNIGERNITNNFSVKLLVDTNEVGSSIINGLNVGESKEINFTFIPTEERNYVLCILVDCNNNIDESNESNNKYVTELYAIEEPISVNLIPSTNIIKTGKTFEVNIVLNNITANRPVKAIEGILVYDPNVLECENFTFLINASKENGILFENITYEKGKVLFKIMDGNINHSLTIATVKFKALNDGNSDIKLTNLVVSDANGYKFNKVFINKANIKIFTITLEQIISSNKSLEIHGLVNGNVTGNINNEYNIHATISEGEVSGIIKDKKVMLKIVGNAKLNINEKETLYNTKFEGIINGTVVDNNKIVGKFIGSISIKGYTVNISGDFNGYISDNTIRGSYTGNVEGPITGPCSGNVVFTLELLEVSEILPYSKEEIKTIKKKNINVSIIPLKEIPVNITIPLVNVSLDKVLEKINESAIEKVINVVKVVDVDVENISEYIKPVAVASEGFNITKTDTNVNETIVNNKKIVKGKITMNVVNTSKKGFITIIIPIGNVVSLNVTVDNKELKEFNDPEVNTSLGWYVYQEGILEITLVKDPILEVEFVKEINITKEETYERRNTWKTSPAIRYHDVAEDVKSYILKTFIQVSNVYAGNDIDLNFAKGLKKNPILATDEKITKDTILIGGPVANPLTKKLMDKFPIKVTNEYPGKNKGVIEMIKLNVKISDHLYKEVKVLLLAGSDRWGTKAAVEYFKTLDNIPEEPIFVEWKDGKAVRIEKP, from the coding sequence ATGAAATGGAAAGTGATAATGTTTATACTAATGTTACTATCAATTGTAAGTATATATGGAGAGGATAATATTATAGTTGAGTTAGATCCTTCTAATGTAAATACTAAAGTTGGAGACACTTTTAATTTAACATTAAATGTGAAAAATATTCCAAATAATACAAAATGTGGAGGACTTGAAACTTATATATGCTTTAATTCAAGTATATTAAATATAACCAAAGATAATATTATTTTAAGTAATATTGCAAATAGTGCAAATCTAAAAGACGTTAGTGTTTTAAATGGTAAAGTTTGGATTAGCTTAGTATGGTTTAATAATCAACCTTCTGGAAACTTTACAATAGCAACTTTGAGATTTAAAGCGTTAAATTCTACCAAAACAGAAGTTTATTTAAAAGGAACTAAGATATCTAACAACGAAGGAATAGCTTATGAAAATGTTAAATTGAAAAACTCTAGTGTAACTATTATTCCTATTAAACCCGACTTAGTTGGAGAAATTACTTCTCCAAAATTACTTAAAGCGTATGCAAATAATACAGTATCAGTATTAGTGAGAAATATTGGAGAACGTAATATAACAAATAATTTTTCAGTTAAATTATTGGTAGATACAAATGAGGTAGGATCATCTATAATTAATGGGTTAAATGTTGGAGAGTCTAAAGAAATAAACTTTACGTTCATACCTACAGAAGAGAGGAATTATGTACTGTGTATTTTAGTTGATTGTAACAATAATATTGATGAAAGTAATGAGAGCAACAATAAATATGTCACTGAATTATATGCTATAGAAGAGCCTATAAGCGTAAATTTAATACCTTCAACAAATATAATAAAAACCGGAAAAACTTTTGAAGTAAATATAGTATTAAATAATATAACAGCTAACAGGCCTGTAAAGGCAATAGAAGGTATTTTAGTGTATGATCCTAATGTATTAGAGTGCGAAAACTTTACATTTTTAATAAATGCGTCTAAAGAGAATGGAATATTATTTGAAAATATAACTTACGAAAAAGGTAAAGTATTGTTCAAGATAATGGATGGAAATATTAATCATTCTCTTACTATTGCAACTGTCAAGTTTAAGGCTTTAAATGATGGAAATTCAGATATTAAACTAACAAACTTGGTTGTATCTGATGCTAATGGATATAAGTTTAATAAAGTATTTATAAATAAAGCAAATATAAAAATCTTCACAATAACTTTAGAACAAATAATAAGTTCAAATAAATCTTTAGAGATCCACGGTTTAGTTAATGGAAATGTTACAGGAAATATAAACAATGAGTATAATATACATGCAACAATTTCTGAGGGAGAAGTTAGTGGAATAATTAAAGATAAAAAAGTAATGCTAAAAATTGTAGGGAATGCTAAATTAAATATCAATGAAAAAGAAACACTATACAATACCAAATTTGAAGGAATAATTAATGGAACAGTTGTAGATAATAACAAAATAGTTGGTAAGTTTATAGGAAGTATTTCTATAAAAGGTTACACCGTAAATATCTCTGGAGACTTTAACGGATATATAAGTGATAATACAATTAGAGGAAGTTATACCGGTAATGTTGAAGGGCCAATTACAGGACCTTGCTCAGGAAATGTAGTCTTTACCTTAGAATTATTAGAAGTATCTGAAATATTACCATATAGTAAGGAAGAAATAAAAACTATTAAGAAAAAGAACATAAATGTTTCAATTATTCCATTAAAAGAAATTCCTGTAAATATAACTATTCCTTTAGTTAATGTATCTTTAGATAAAGTATTAGAAAAAATTAACGAATCTGCTATCGAAAAAGTGATAAATGTTGTAAAAGTTGTTGATGTAGATGTTGAAAATATTTCTGAGTATATTAAGCCTGTAGCTGTAGCTTCAGAAGGGTTTAATATAACAAAGACTGATACAAATGTTAATGAAACAATAGTTAATAACAAAAAAATCGTCAAAGGAAAAATAACAATGAATGTTGTAAATACTTCAAAGAAAGGGTTCATAACCATAATAATTCCAATAGGAAACGTTGTTAGCCTAAATGTTACCGTAGATAATAAAGAGTTAAAAGAATTCAACGATCCAGAGGTTAATACTTCCTTAGGATGGTATGTCTATCAAGAGGGAATCTTAGAGATAACATTAGTTAAGGATCCTATCTTAGAAGTTGAATTTGTTAAGGAGATAAATATAACTAAAGAAGAAACCTATGAAAGAAGAAACACTTGGAAAACTTCTCCAGCTATAAGATATCATGATGTAGCCGAAGATGTTAAGTCATACATATTAAAAACATTTATTCAAGTCTCTAACGTTTATGCTGGAAATGATATAGACTTAAACTTCGCTAAAGGATTAAAGAAAAATCCAATCTTAGCTACAGATGAAAAGATAACTAAAGACACTATCCTAATCGGAGGGCCTGTAGCTAATCCATTAACCAAGAAGTTAATGGATAAGTTCCCGATTAAAGTAACTAATGAATATCCAGGAAAGAATAAGGGAGTTATTGAAATGATCAAGTTGAATGTTAAGATCTCCGATCATCTCTACAAAGAGGTTAAAGTTCTACTCTTAGCTGGTTCAGACAGATGGGGAACTAAAGCTGCCGTAGAGTACTTTAAAACCCTTGATAATATTCCAGAGGAACCAATCTTCGTAGAATGGAAAGACGGAAAGGCCGTTAGAATAGAGAAGCCTTAA
- a CDS encoding ABC transporter substrate-binding protein has translation MPKNINIIGYILLTVLLLLMPVYAEGDYNHRLGDVNKDGSIDIADVVYLFKHRNLEIEDGDLNADGSIDIADVVYLFVNYQKMREPIHYAKNIKITYYDEYGNEVNPYNGEKYAYKIVEDATGQRFLLKNESQPIPSWAEGKYDKVINIPLKRVVVMSSTHIALMEPIDDDGSVISSVKGIMWGKLYEWYFDDIKKRLENGSIIDVGSTYNPNYELIIKLSPQVIFVYPGYDGDKIIEKCKELNLTYVADAEYLEDSYLARCEWVKVFAAFYNKEDVASKYFTRIEKRALNVKRLTRNCDRPLVAWGKNYPEWGGTYVPRAQSYVAKGIMEYCKGDYIFKDIPGTGSECISYETFAERARNADVWVVPSSTKWLSNFKEEHPGYENFKAVKDGRLFCISEDYWQLGLMNTDEVLMDLATILHPDVFKGRTTHYFLKYNPDNNTAVPYIAK, from the coding sequence ATGCCGAAAAATATTAATATCATTGGGTATATATTACTTACCGTTCTCTTACTATTGATGCCTGTATATGCAGAAGGTGATTACAACCATAGATTGGGTGATGTAAATAAAGACGGTTCCATAGATATTGCAGATGTCGTTTATCTCTTCAAACACAGAAACCTCGAAATAGAAGATGGTGATTTAAACGCAGATGGTAGCATAGATATTGCAGATGTCGTTTATCTCTTTGTTAATTATCAAAAAATGAGAGAACCTATTCATTATGCTAAAAATATAAAGATAACGTACTACGATGAATACGGAAACGAAGTAAATCCATACAATGGCGAAAAATACGCCTACAAAATAGTTGAAGATGCCACTGGGCAGAGATTTTTATTAAAAAATGAAAGTCAGCCAATTCCTTCTTGGGCTGAAGGAAAATATGACAAAGTAATCAATATTCCATTAAAAAGAGTTGTAGTTATGAGTTCAACTCATATAGCCTTGATGGAGCCTATAGATGATGATGGATCAGTAATTAGCTCAGTAAAGGGAATAATGTGGGGAAAGTTATATGAGTGGTATTTTGATGACATTAAAAAAAGGCTTGAAAATGGCTCAATAATTGATGTTGGTTCAACATACAATCCAAATTATGAGCTAATTATTAAACTTTCACCACAAGTTATATTTGTTTATCCTGGATATGATGGTGATAAAATAATTGAGAAATGCAAGGAATTGAACTTAACTTACGTTGCTGATGCAGAATACTTGGAAGATTCCTATCTTGCAAGATGTGAATGGGTAAAGGTGTTTGCAGCATTTTACAACAAGGAAGATGTCGCAAGTAAATACTTCACAAGAATAGAAAAGAGGGCATTAAACGTCAAAAGATTGACAAGAAACTGTGATAGACCATTAGTGGCATGGGGTAAAAATTATCCAGAATGGGGAGGAACTTATGTTCCAAGAGCACAATCCTATGTTGCTAAAGGAATAATGGAATATTGTAAAGGAGATTATATATTTAAAGATATTCCAGGAACAGGTAGTGAATGTATAAGTTATGAAACCTTTGCAGAAAGGGCAAGAAATGCAGATGTATGGGTTGTTCCATCAAGCACAAAGTGGTTGTCAAACTTCAAAGAGGAACATCCTGGATATGAAAACTTTAAAGCTGTAAAAGATGGGAGATTATTCTGTATAAGTGAAGATTACTGGCAACTTGGATTAATGAATACTGACGAGGTGTTAATGGATTTAGCAACAATATTACACCCAGATGTATTCAAAGGAAGAACTACTCACTATTTCTTAAAATATAACCCAGATAACAATACAGCAGTACCTTACATAGCTAAATAA
- a CDS encoding PKD domain-containing protein, giving the protein MKLKYLLISVVLIFLFYTAFGHEVKLTPENVSVNEYEYFNLTLSANTSEKLGGFEDIICFPNALNITKDNIILSNIANSADLKDVSVLNGKVWISLVWFNNQPSGNFTIATLRFKALNDGIYQITQKPKLSDIEGQVLDTTCNSVRVTVKPLNLTIVEIKPINPKLNNNFDVVISIENAKEPVYNITGIIYYPKDLNVVDLNFYYLENNISNVNLNFDNNSIQFSINLNTSKKDFDLMKLTFFTNKEGTYLINATIKVNGHKTTVKPANFPIGKKIPSERFVGFSTFEKNVSYGDKEFIYITAKNIDTNISEIKGKIEYNSTILKISDISTSLNTIEKNWTVKNNSIDFYIKTNGTVSNNFNILSFWVEPIKNENTTTEIKISQIYLFNENGSINVPIRDKIIIHIIPKENNTYMKENNTSLKVFFAIEIIDDFKVNFYSLCNDNNTHYFWTFGDNSNSTSANPSHKYEKEGLYIIKLKVNNSFGETSYDECLLEIKKLRPINITFSNKTIHSNKSNVTIYCNITVKNPFSTKIYGNIQFIDYNDYKPEKTYIPFELLPNETKVFSIPINISKSTQIKGYVEYYMPIKRLIKYVWSFKENIELIKPKEVKFNNYYYNLTLNQLKIIIKINKIRKNYTITKKIEIEENEENFINLIVSLIGFLIGLTSIYLKIHKF; this is encoded by the coding sequence ATGAAATTAAAATATTTATTAATATCGGTAGTATTAATATTTTTATTTTACACAGCTTTTGGTCATGAAGTTAAATTAACTCCTGAAAATGTTAGTGTAAATGAGTATGAATATTTTAATTTAACGTTAAGTGCTAATACATCAGAAAAATTAGGTGGATTTGAAGACATTATTTGTTTCCCAAATGCATTAAATATAACCAAAGATAATATTATTTTAAGTAATATTGCAAATAGTGCAGATCTAAAAGACGTTAGTGTTTTAAATGGTAAAGTTTGGATTAGCTTAGTATGGTTTAATAATCAACCTTCTGGAAACTTTACAATAGCAACTTTGAGATTTAAAGCGTTAAATGATGGAATATATCAAATAACTCAAAAACCCAAACTATCTGATATAGAAGGGCAGGTGTTGGATACAACATGTAATTCTGTTAGAGTAACTGTTAAGCCTCTAAACTTAACAATTGTTGAAATAAAGCCAATAAATCCTAAACTAAATAATAATTTTGATGTTGTTATTTCAATAGAAAATGCAAAAGAGCCTGTTTATAATATAACTGGAATAATTTACTATCCAAAAGACCTAAATGTAGTTGATCTAAACTTCTATTACTTAGAAAACAATATTTCAAATGTTAACTTAAATTTTGATAATAATAGCATACAATTTTCTATTAATTTAAATACATCAAAGAAAGATTTTGACTTAATGAAACTAACCTTTTTTACTAATAAAGAAGGAACTTACTTAATTAATGCAACTATAAAAGTAAATGGACATAAAACAACAGTAAAACCAGCAAATTTTCCAATAGGTAAAAAAATTCCTTCAGAAAGGTTTGTTGGTTTTTCAACATTTGAAAAAAATGTTTCTTATGGTGATAAAGAATTTATTTATATTACTGCAAAAAATATAGACACAAATATATCAGAAATTAAGGGTAAAATAGAATATAATTCAACAATTCTTAAAATTAGTGATATATCTACAAGCTTAAATACTATAGAAAAAAATTGGACAGTTAAAAATAATTCAATAGATTTTTATATTAAAACAAATGGGACTGTAAGTAATAATTTCAATATTTTATCTTTTTGGGTAGAGCCTATAAAAAATGAGAATACAACAACAGAAATAAAGATTTCACAGATTTATTTATTTAATGAGAATGGGAGTATTAATGTTCCAATAAGGGATAAAATAATTATTCATATTATTCCAAAGGAAAATAATACATATATGAAAGAAAATAATACTTCACTAAAAGTATTTTTTGCTATAGAAATAATTGATGATTTTAAAGTTAATTTTTACTCCTTATGTAATGATAATAATACACATTACTTTTGGACATTTGGGGACAATTCAAATTCAACAAGTGCAAATCCTTCTCATAAATATGAAAAAGAAGGATTGTACATAATTAAATTAAAAGTTAATAATTCATTTGGTGAAACATCATATGATGAGTGTTTACTAGAAATAAAAAAATTAAGGCCTATTAATATTACTTTTAGTAATAAAACAATACACTCAAACAAATCTAATGTAACTATATATTGTAACATTACTGTAAAGAACCCATTTTCCACAAAAATTTATGGGAATATTCAATTTATAGACTATAATGACTACAAACCAGAAAAAACATATATTCCATTTGAGTTGTTACCAAATGAAACAAAAGTATTTTCAATTCCTATAAATATCTCAAAAAGTACACAAATAAAAGGATATGTTGAATATTATATGCCCATTAAAAGATTAATTAAATATGTATGGAGTTTTAAAGAAAATATTGAGTTAATAAAACCAAAAGAAGTAAAATTTAACAACTACTATTACAATCTAACCTTAAATCAATTAAAAATTATTATAAAAATAAATAAAATTAGAAAAAATTATACAATAACAAAAAAGATAGAAATTGAGGAAAATGAAGAAAACTTTATAAATTTAATAGTTTCTTTAATAGGATTTCTAATAGGACTAACATCAATTTATTTGAAGATTCATAAGTTTTAA
- a CDS encoding ABC transporter ATP-binding protein has translation MLKTENLAVGYNKRIIIDNINLEIKEGEILAIIGPNGVGKSTLLKCIASYLDPIKGVVYLDSNVIHKLKPSQLAKKMAVVLTERVNPGNLTGFDIIAIGRHPYTDLFGRLTEKDKEIIIESARAVNALHLLEKNFFEMSDGERQKIMIARALAQEPKVLILDEPTSFLDAKHKIELTLLLRKLAIEKNLAIVVTIHDIELALRIADKIALIKDGKIIGYGHPEDIMDKETVNNLYDLKSANFNEEIGYFELKNENTIVKKVFVVCGGGSGANVLRYLVKNRYKVYCGVLHENDIDYVIAKTMETVVVSEKPYQPISEEKFNEALKYIKMCDVVIETNFPIGEINKLNLKLIGLTKEYGKKVIKFSGKIKELNKQLLSLF, from the coding sequence ATGTTAAAAACAGAGAATCTTGCAGTTGGATACAACAAAAGAATTATTATTGACAATATAAACTTAGAAATTAAAGAAGGAGAAATTCTAGCAATAATAGGGCCAAATGGTGTAGGAAAATCAACACTATTAAAGTGTATAGCATCTTATTTAGATCCTATAAAAGGTGTGGTTTACTTAGACTCAAATGTAATACATAAACTAAAACCTTCTCAACTTGCTAAAAAAATGGCTGTAGTTTTAACAGAGAGGGTAAATCCTGGAAATTTAACAGGATTTGATATAATTGCAATAGGTAGACATCCATACACTGATCTATTTGGAAGGCTAACAGAAAAAGATAAAGAGATTATAATAGAATCTGCAAGAGCTGTTAATGCTTTACATTTACTTGAAAAAAACTTCTTTGAAATGAGTGATGGTGAAAGACAAAAAATTATGATCGCAAGAGCATTGGCACAAGAACCAAAGGTTTTAATTTTAGATGAACCAACATCATTCTTAGATGCAAAACATAAAATAGAGCTTACATTACTATTAAGAAAATTAGCAATAGAAAAGAATTTAGCTATAGTTGTGACAATCCATGATATAGAACTTGCTTTAAGAATTGCTGATAAAATAGCTTTAATTAAAGATGGTAAAATAATAGGTTATGGTCACCCAGAGGATATTATGGATAAAGAAACTGTAAATAATTTATATGATCTAAAGAGTGCAAATTTTAATGAGGAAATTGGATATTTTGAATTAAAAAATGAAAATACTATAGTTAAAAAAGTTTTTGTAGTTTGTGGTGGAGGTAGTGGAGCAAATGTTCTTAGATATTTAGTTAAAAATAGATATAAAGTTTATTGTGGAGTCTTACATGAGAATGATATTGATTATGTAATTGCTAAAACTATGGAAACTGTAGTTGTTAGTGAAAAGCCATATCAACCAATATCTGAAGAAAAGTTTAATGAAGCCCTAAAATATATAAAAATGTGTGATGTTGTTATAGAAACTAACTTTCCTATTGGAGAGATTAACAAGTTGAATTTAAAGCTTATAGGACTTACTAAAGAATATGGTAAAAAAGTCATTAAATTTAGTGGAAAAATTAAAGAATTAAACAAGCAATTATTAAGTTTATTTTAA
- a CDS encoding 4Fe-4S dicluster domain-containing protein codes for MEKKKELLKKIREFMILNLEIKKLSKELGIKEIYDTYEKITKLVREPNKKLYRMLYDVVMELEYEEFGGKKRKEIPWFPKIDYEKCKNCKKCVDFCPKGVYDVENNRVVVKYPYNCVINSNACSYMCCGNNAIIFPENKINRVE; via the coding sequence ATGGAAAAGAAAAAAGAACTTTTAAAGAAAATTAGGGAATTTATGATTTTGAATTTAGAGATTAAAAAACTTTCAAAGGAATTAGGAATTAAAGAGATATATGATACTTATGAAAAAATTACAAAGCTTGTTAGAGAACCCAATAAAAAACTATATAGAATGCTCTATGATGTAGTTATGGAGTTAGAATATGAGGAATTTGGTGGGAAGAAAAGGAAAGAAATCCCATGGTTTCCAAAAATTGACTATGAAAAATGTAAAAATTGTAAAAAATGTGTTGATTTCTGTCCAAAGGGTGTTTATGATGTAGAAAATAATAGAGTTGTTGTTAAATATCCATACAACTGTGTAATTAACAGTAATGCCTGTTCTTATATGTGTTGTGGAAACAATGCTATAATATTTCCAGAGAATAAAATAAATAGAGTTGAATAA